A single genomic interval of Dysidea avara chromosome 6, odDysAvar1.4, whole genome shotgun sequence harbors:
- the LOC136257766 gene encoding uncharacterized protein, whose translation MWLLFSISFYMFTCLLQGSSADSGFVRYHDVAGSSYTVTYDERSFFINNKRTVILSGSVHYPRSTPGMWDQIFAEMVKDGLNAVEIYVFWNLHEFKRGQEYDFSGPANLPLFLDKAAKAGLFVNLRIGPYVCAEWNYGGLPVWLNWISGMSLRSDSAAWMSEMENFVTNLTRITENYLARHGGPIILAQIENEYRWSQYMDYINWCGDLVAKLDLGIPWVMCNGLSANNTINTCNGNDCQNYAENHPEKYPGKPMGWTENEGWFQQWGNPYNLPHTNRAPEEMAYVVLAWFSRGGSHHNYYMWYGGNHMGRWAGSGIANQYADGVNMHSDLLPNEPKRTHLMRVHKLIADNSAILLGSKIQVNTPIHLLYYDNKTKKFENGTQQLAFVYDNSAGRIVFVQNSASVELMVEYESMKLLMQPMSIIVLDKMNSILFDSSKVNSSGLRTKRIYSQNDVNMKAFSAWSESLNMEGISNGIVTEQRPLEQLWVTQDETEYLFYQTEVSMPASGKVMVNVDSRKANSLLIFINDRFCGATDNHDHSAGNVTMAVPVDLPDGDKPFNLTILSVSLGLHNGIPPGFTEQKGIVGKVSVNGSDITTAKWLHRPGLSGEIMEVFTKDGSNKVDWDSDLSKYVNTSLTWYKTSFTVKQYSTDYSLLLNLQGFGRGHYYVNGVDLGRYWLIIEGGQFVQEYYFIPPDLVNYNGPNLLVIGEELGASDPTKATLVLSTMTTI comes from the coding sequence ATGTGGCTTCTTTTTTCCATATCATTTTATATGTTTACCTGTCTTTTGCAAGGAAGCAGTGCAGACTCGGGATTTGTGAGATACCATGATGTTGCTGGGTCCAGCTACACTGTCACTTACGACGAGCGAAGTTTCTTTATCAACAACAAGCGAACCGTAATTTTGTCCGGATCTGTACATTATCCTCGCTCCACTCCTGGAATGTGGGACCAAATATTTGCAGAAATGGTGAAGGATGGCTTGAACGCTGTGGAAATCTATGTGTTCTGGAATCTTCACGAATTTAAAAGAGGCCAGGAATACGATTTCTCTGGGCCTGCCAATTTACCATTGTTTTTGGACAAAGCTGCTAAAGCGGGGCTGTTTGTAAACCTGCGTATTGGGCCTTATGTTTGTGCAGAATGGAACTATGGAGGGCTGCCTGTGTGGTTGAATTGGATCTCTGGTATGTCTTTACGTAGTGATAGTGCAGCATGGATGTCTGAAATGGAGAACTTTGTAACCAATCTCACTCGCATTACTGAAAATTATTTGGCTCGTCATGGAGGTCCCATAATCTTGGCACAGATTGAGAATGAATACCGCTGGTCACAGTATATGGATTACATTAATTGGTGCGGTGATTTGGTAGCTAAACTTGACCTTGGAATACCTTGGGTGATGTGCAATGGGTTAAGCGCCAACAACACTATAAACACATGTAATGGAAACGACTGTCAAAATTATGCTGAAAATCACCCAGAAAAATATCCTGGGAAGCCAATGGGTTGGACAGAGAATGAAGGATGGTTTCAACAGTGGGGTAACCCATATAATCTGCCCCATACTAACCGTGCTCCAGAAGAAATGGCATATGTTGTTTTAGCTTGGTTTTCCAGAGGAGGTTCTCATCACAATTATTATATGTGGTATGGTGGTAACCATATGGGACGATGGGCTGGATCAGGTATTGCTAACCAGTATGCTGATGGTGTCAATATGCATTCTGATTTGTTACCTAATGAACCAAAGAGGACACATTTGATGAGGGTACACAAACTGATAGCTGACAACTCTGCTATATTACTAGGCAGTAAGATACAAGTCAATACTCCTATTCATTTATTATACTATGATAACAAGACCAAGAAATTTGAGAATGGAACACAGCAATTAGCTTTTGTGTATGACAACAGTGCTGGTCGTATTGTATTTGTACAGAACAGTGCCTCAGTGGAGCTCATGGTTGAGTATGAAAGTATGAAACTTCTCATGCAGCCAATGTCTATTATAGTTTTGGATAAAATGAATTCTATTCTTTTTGACTCTTCCAAAGTGAACTCCTCTGGTCTTCGCACTAAAAGAATATACTCTCAGAATGATGTTAATATGAAAGCATTTTCTGCGTGGAGTGAGAGCTTAAATATGGAAGGGATCTCTAATGGTATAGTGACAGAGCAACGCCCATTAGAACAACTCTGGGTAACACAGGATGAGACTGAGTATCTTTTTTACCAAACTGAAGTGTCTATGCCAGCATCTGGCAAAGTTATGGTAAATGTAGATAGTCGTAAAGCGAATTCTTTGCTAATATTCATAAATGATCGTTTCTGTGGAGCTACTGATAATCATGACCACTCTGCTGGTAATGTGACTATGGCTGTTCCAGTTGATTTACCTGATGGTGATAAACCATTTAACCTAACTATCTTGTCTGTCTCTCTTGGACTTCATAATGGCATTCCTCCTGGCTTCACTGAACAAAAAGGAATAGTAGGCAAGGTTTCTGTCAATGGATCTGACATTACAACTGCTAAGTGGCTTCATCGACCTGGGCTAAGTGGGGAAATAATGGAAGTGTTTACTAAAGATGGTTCCAATAAGGTGGATTGGGATTCTGATCTTTCAAAGTATGTCAATACTTCTCTGACTTGGTACAAGACTAGTTTTACTGTAAAGCAATATTCTACAGATTATAGTTTATTGTTGAACTTGCAAGGATTTGGTAGAGGACATTATTATGTTAATGGTGTTGATCTTGGTCGATACTGGTTGATCATAGAGGGCGGCCAGTTTGTGCAGGAGTATTACTTTATCCCCCCTGACCTTGTGAATTATAATGGTCCAAACCTTTTAGTCATTGGAGAAGAATTGGGTGCCTCAGATCCAACAAAGGCTACTCTAGTGTTGTCTACTATGACGACAATCTGA